A single region of the Candidatus Dadabacteria bacterium genome encodes:
- a CDS encoding phosphoadenylyl-sulfate reductase, which yields MRFTPRQIDELNRRFSDKSPEEIVSWAIEKLHPKVALATSFQVQGSVLIDILMKADPRARIFTLDTGRLNPETYEMAERVREKYGARVEVVFPDSAEVGEMVSERGVNLFYRGAENRRLCCEVRKVRPLGRYLEGMDGWMTSLRSEQTRRRADAKKFESDTVHGGILKINPIVDWTEERVWDYVKSNGVPYNALHDRGYPSIGCAPCTRAVAPGDDPRSGRWWWETGSDKECGIHFAHEETPAVGDKD from the coding sequence ATGAGGTTCACCCCCCGGCAGATTGATGAATTGAACAGGCGTTTCTCGGACAAGAGCCCCGAAGAGATTGTGTCGTGGGCGATTGAGAAACTCCACCCGAAGGTCGCGCTCGCCACCAGTTTTCAGGTTCAGGGCTCCGTCCTGATAGACATTCTTATGAAAGCGGACCCCCGCGCGCGAATCTTCACGCTTGACACGGGCCGCCTCAATCCGGAGACCTACGAGATGGCGGAGCGCGTCAGAGAGAAATACGGCGCGCGCGTGGAGGTGGTTTTTCCCGACTCCGCCGAGGTGGGGGAAATGGTTTCGGAGCGCGGGGTCAATCTGTTTTACAGGGGCGCGGAGAACAGGCGGCTTTGCTGCGAGGTGAGAAAGGTCAGGCCGCTCGGCAGATACCTTGAGGGGATGGACGGCTGGATGACCTCTCTGCGCAGTGAGCAGACCCGGCGGAGGGCGGACGCGAAAAAGTTTGAATCAGACACTGTTCACGGCGGAATTTTGAAGATAAACCCCATTGTGGACTGGACGGAAGAGCGCGTCTGGGACTATGTGAAATCAAACGGCGTTCCCTACAACGCGCTTCACGACCGCGGATACCCGTCAATCGGCTGCGCCCCGTGCACGCGTGCGGTAGCTCCCGGAGACGACCCGCGCTCCGGAAGGTGGTGGTGGGAAACCGGCTCCGACAAGGAATGCGGCATACACTTTGCCCACGAGGAAACACCCGCCGTTGGCGACAAAGATTGA
- a CDS encoding cob(I)yrinic acid a,c-diamide adenosyltransferase, whose amino-acid sequence MKIYTKKGDTGKTALFGGRRVDKDDTRVECYGTLDEANSTIGLMRSKLGDSHPWQKNLQKIQKDMMDMMSHLARPSDSHKANTNPMPVDGAEFCEKWIDELEESISSPSDYFLLPGGNEISALCHVVRTQIRRGERHLASLMKLDEVNPAIPSYINRLSDLFFTLARAEMDGAGVAEEKWQLFLYKKKRK is encoded by the coding sequence GTGAAGATATACACGAAAAAGGGGGACACGGGGAAAACCGCATTGTTCGGCGGAAGGCGCGTTGACAAGGATGACACGCGCGTTGAGTGTTACGGAACGCTTGACGAGGCAAATTCCACCATAGGGCTTATGCGTTCAAAGCTGGGAGATTCGCACCCGTGGCAGAAAAACCTGCAAAAGATACAAAAAGACATGATGGACATGATGTCGCACCTTGCGCGCCCTTCGGACTCGCACAAGGCAAACACCAATCCGATGCCGGTTGACGGGGCGGAGTTTTGCGAAAAATGGATTGACGAACTTGAGGAAAGCATATCGTCCCCGTCTGATTATTTCCTGCTTCCGGGCGGCAATGAAATATCCGCGCTCTGCCATGTTGTCCGAACTCAGATACGCAGAGGCGAGCGCCACCTTGCGTCTCTAATGAAACTGGATGAGGTTAATCCCGCAATTCCTTCCTACATAAACCGGCTTTCAGACCTGTTTTTCACTCTGGCAAGAGCGGAGATGGACGGGGCGGGAGTCGCCGAGGAAAAATGGCAACTGTTTCTTTATAAAAAGAAAAGGAAATAA
- a CDS encoding UvrD-helicase domain-containing protein: protein MATKIEKTLLSGLNPRQIEAVCNTGGHTLVFAGAGSGKTRVLTTRIAFLVLETGTPPEDILAVTFTNKAAREMRERVEAVLPGGIGGIWLGTFHSICARILRADIEKLGEGYGSGFVIYDTGDQMGVIKRCLAARQLSDENGLAGTLRFLIERFKRDGDFPPTPQSFEPNEKNAGMKLELIHAYDEEMKKANALDFNDLLMLTDRLLRTDKGALKKYRGRFRHILIDEYQDTNSMQYNFVRMLGENNAEVFAVGDDSQSIYAWRGAELENILRFPEDFKGAKVVRLTQNYRSTARIIKASNSLISNNRVGEKKEMWTEGEEGEKIEVYEARNDFDEADFVIGKIKSLVDGGGFSPGDFAVLYRTNSRSLLLEQRFAKEPGISCVVVGALSFFARAEIKDIVSYLRLLGNPSDDAAVARIINMPPRGIGGVTVDRLSAYAAKNKILIMDAAKSPEKESFLGARAAASVERFVQIMESLSLRTKNAGTAEAIETVIKESGYKDILDKDEDRKENVDELLNAAHEFDGGSEGGEGFRGFIENVALASDTDTGTGGDRVKLMTLHASKGLEFPVVFISGMSDGLIPLSRVLNRDPKELEEERRLCYVGMTRAMKRLFISYPLERRLYGGDTEMVQPSRFLKEIPEEFLEYEQFYSASVPGGKPVTGAVYAPPPRHAVAAGFAAGGYVRHDKFGRGKVVRVEGGGPKAAVTVIFPRAGRKRILASFLKTV, encoded by the coding sequence TTGGCGACAAAGATTGAAAAGACTCTGCTCTCCGGTCTCAATCCCCGGCAGATTGAAGCGGTTTGCAACACGGGCGGGCATACCCTTGTTTTTGCGGGGGCGGGTTCGGGAAAGACCCGCGTCCTTACGACACGCATAGCTTTTCTGGTGCTGGAGACGGGAACGCCGCCGGAAGACATACTCGCCGTTACTTTCACAAACAAAGCCGCCCGCGAGATGAGGGAGAGGGTGGAGGCGGTTTTGCCCGGCGGAATTGGCGGAATATGGCTCGGCACTTTTCATTCCATTTGCGCCCGCATACTGCGCGCCGACATTGAGAAATTAGGGGAGGGGTACGGGAGCGGTTTTGTTATTTACGATACGGGGGATCAGATGGGTGTCATCAAAAGATGCCTTGCCGCCCGACAGTTGAGCGATGAGAACGGGCTTGCGGGGACGCTCCGGTTTCTTATTGAGCGGTTCAAAAGGGACGGCGATTTTCCGCCGACTCCGCAATCGTTTGAGCCGAATGAAAAAAATGCCGGTATGAAACTGGAACTTATTCACGCCTACGATGAGGAGATGAAAAAAGCGAACGCGCTTGATTTCAATGATTTGCTTATGCTTACAGACCGGCTTTTGAGGACGGACAAGGGGGCGCTGAAAAAATACAGGGGGCGTTTCCGCCACATACTTATTGACGAGTATCAGGACACAAACAGCATGCAATATAACTTTGTCAGAATGCTCGGAGAGAACAACGCGGAGGTTTTCGCCGTGGGTGATGACAGCCAGTCCATATACGCGTGGCGCGGCGCCGAACTTGAAAATATTCTGCGTTTTCCGGAGGACTTCAAGGGCGCGAAAGTCGTGCGCCTCACTCAAAACTACAGGTCAACCGCCCGCATAATCAAGGCGTCAAACTCCCTGATAAGCAACAACAGGGTCGGTGAAAAAAAGGAGATGTGGACGGAGGGGGAGGAGGGTGAAAAGATAGAGGTTTACGAGGCACGCAACGATTTTGACGAGGCGGACTTCGTGATTGGGAAAATAAAGTCTCTTGTGGACGGAGGGGGGTTTTCGCCGGGGGATTTTGCGGTTTTATACCGCACAAACAGCAGGTCGCTTCTGCTTGAGCAGAGATTTGCCAAAGAGCCGGGAATTTCCTGCGTGGTGGTGGGCGCGCTGAGTTTCTTTGCGCGGGCGGAGATAAAGGACATAGTTTCATATCTGCGTCTTCTGGGAAATCCCTCGGATGACGCGGCCGTCGCACGGATAATCAACATGCCGCCGAGGGGCATCGGCGGGGTAACGGTTGACAGGCTTTCCGCCTATGCGGCAAAAAACAAAATCTTAATTATGGATGCGGCAAAATCTCCCGAAAAAGAGAGTTTTCTCGGCGCAAGGGCGGCGGCTTCAGTGGAGAGATTTGTTCAAATAATGGAATCTCTTTCCTTACGGACAAAGAATGCGGGGACGGCGGAGGCGATAGAAACGGTTATTAAGGAGAGCGGCTACAAAGACATTTTGGACAAAGATGAGGACAGGAAAGAAAATGTGGATGAATTGTTGAATGCGGCGCATGAGTTTGACGGCGGCTCCGAAGGGGGGGAGGGATTTCGCGGTTTTATTGAAAATGTCGCGCTTGCATCGGACACCGACACCGGAACCGGCGGAGACCGGGTAAAACTCATGACGCTTCACGCGTCAAAAGGGCTTGAATTTCCGGTCGTTTTCATATCGGGAATGAGCGACGGCCTCATACCGCTTTCCCGCGTTTTGAATCGCGACCCCAAGGAGCTTGAAGAGGAAAGGCGGCTCTGCTATGTGGGGATGACGCGGGCTATGAAGCGGCTTTTTATAAGTTACCCGCTTGAGAGAAGACTTTACGGCGGCGACACCGAGATGGTTCAACCGTCCCGTTTTCTTAAGGAGATTCCGGAGGAATTTTTGGAGTATGAACAGTTTTACTCCGCTTCCGTTCCGGGCGGAAAGCCCGTCACCGGCGCGGTTTATGCGCCGCCGCCCCGCCATGCGGTGGCGGCGGGTTTTGCCGCAGGGGGCTACGTGCGGCACGACAAATTCGGACGCGGCAAGGTCGTGAGGGTTGAAGGCGGGGGGCCGAAGGCGGCCGTAACGGTTATTTTTCCCAGAGCGGGAAGAAAAAGGATTCTGGCGTCGTTTCTGAAAACTGTCTGA
- a CDS encoding cobalt-precorrin-5B (C(1))-methyltransferase, with the protein MCLETPPANVKKMKTGHTTGACAAACSKAAVMSALGRKKIRRVELTLPGGKKAAFKINSCEFSENKATATTVKDAGDDPDVTHGAVIGATVLLNNTGEIRFLRGKGVGKVTLPGLGLNVGEPAINKTPRKMMTNIVRELLEQSGGNGKTPGADIKVFVPEGEKLAKKTLNSRLGIKGGISIIGTTGVVRPFSSASYVASIVQAVKIAASNGSPHVVASSGGRSEKFLRKRFPDLPDYAFIQYGNWIGKLLDAAEKNGIADLTLATMIGKAVKLAGGDMDTHSGKNVWNKELIADITEKSGAGTDAAQAIGELNMAGRLTEIFPLSQNAPFYRELLKRCRARCRERFSGGLTLALAGLDGQIVWYPDENG; encoded by the coding sequence TTGCTCAAAAGCGGCGGTGATGAGCGCGCTCGGGCGCAAAAAAATACGGCGGGTGGAACTAACTCTTCCGGGCGGCAAAAAAGCGGCGTTCAAAATAAACTCATGCGAATTCTCGGAAAACAAAGCGACCGCCACCACGGTGAAAGACGCCGGAGACGACCCCGATGTTACGCACGGCGCGGTGATAGGGGCAACGGTGCTGCTCAACAACACGGGGGAAATACGGTTTCTGCGCGGCAAAGGCGTGGGGAAAGTAACCCTTCCGGGGCTGGGTCTGAACGTGGGAGAACCCGCGATAAATAAAACGCCCAGAAAGATGATGACCAATATCGTCCGCGAGTTGCTGGAACAAAGCGGCGGGAACGGAAAAACCCCGGGGGCGGATATAAAGGTTTTTGTTCCCGAAGGAGAAAAACTCGCAAAAAAAACCCTTAACTCCCGTCTCGGTATAAAAGGCGGAATCTCAATAATAGGAACAACGGGCGTTGTGAGGCCGTTTTCAAGCGCGTCCTATGTGGCGAGCATAGTTCAGGCGGTGAAAATAGCGGCGAGCAACGGAAGCCCCCATGTGGTCGCATCCTCAGGCGGAAGAAGCGAAAAATTTCTCAGAAAGCGGTTTCCGGACCTGCCGGACTACGCATTCATCCAATACGGCAACTGGATAGGCAAACTGCTTGACGCTGCGGAGAAGAACGGTATTGCAGACCTGACCCTTGCCACAATGATAGGAAAAGCGGTTAAACTGGCGGGCGGAGACATGGACACGCACAGCGGAAAAAATGTTTGGAACAAAGAACTTATCGCCGATATTACGGAAAAATCCGGCGCGGGAACGGATGCGGCGCAAGCAATTGGAGAGTTGAACATGGCCGGGCGTCTCACGGAAATTTTCCCCCTTTCGCAGAACGCGCCGTTTTACAGGGAACTGCTGAAAAGATGCCGCGCGCGCTGCCGGGAACGTTTCAGCGGCGGACTCACCCTCGCGCTCGCGGGGCTTGACGGGCAAATAGTGTGGTATCCTGATGAAAATGGCTGA
- a CDS encoding AAA family ATPase, which translates to MAEKQTGIFPFTAIVGQDDLKLALSLCAVDVQIGGVLARGEKGTGKTTAVRAMGEMLSEGKNRFPVVNLPIGATEDRVLGAVDLEKLINEKHQSVRAGLLEQANGGILYIDEVNLLDDYLTDILLDAAAAGEYMLERDGISRRVVSRFRLVGTMNVEEGELRPQLLDRFGLCVEVGAPGDTETRTEIARRRMEFDSDPGGFRARFEREQEKTRLAITGAAKNLESVKIPGGLFEKASAMASECGAEGMRADILIVKSARALAALEGRDEATGRDAERVAPFVLAHRSAAARDSGEQTEKKTPKNPKLKAAK; encoded by the coding sequence ATGGCTGAGAAACAGACAGGCATATTTCCGTTCACGGCGATAGTCGGGCAGGATGACCTGAAACTCGCCCTGTCGCTTTGCGCGGTTGACGTTCAGATAGGCGGCGTCCTCGCGCGCGGTGAGAAGGGAACGGGCAAAACCACCGCCGTGAGGGCGATGGGCGAGATGCTTTCGGAAGGCAAAAACCGGTTTCCGGTGGTTAATCTCCCAATCGGCGCCACCGAAGACAGGGTTCTCGGGGCAGTTGACCTTGAGAAACTGATAAACGAAAAACACCAGAGCGTGCGCGCGGGGCTGCTGGAGCAGGCAAACGGCGGAATACTCTACATAGACGAGGTAAACCTTCTTGACGACTATCTCACGGACATACTTCTTGACGCCGCGGCGGCGGGGGAATACATGCTTGAGCGGGACGGAATTTCGCGGAGGGTGGTCTCGCGCTTCCGCCTTGTGGGAACGATGAATGTTGAGGAAGGGGAACTCAGACCCCAACTTCTGGACAGGTTCGGCCTGTGCGTTGAGGTCGGGGCGCCCGGAGACACGGAGACCAGAACGGAGATTGCCCGGCGCAGGATGGAGTTTGATTCCGACCCCGGCGGTTTCCGCGCCCGGTTTGAGCGGGAGCAGGAAAAAACGCGCCTCGCCATAACCGGAGCGGCGAAAAACCTTGAGTCCGTCAAAATTCCCGGCGGGCTATTTGAAAAGGCGTCCGCAATGGCGTCCGAATGCGGGGCGGAGGGAATGAGGGCGGACATACTTATAGTTAAATCCGCGCGCGCGCTTGCCGCCCTTGAGGGCAGGGACGAGGCGACCGGGCGGGATGCGGAAAGAGTGGCGCCCTTTGTTCTCGCGCACCGGAGCGCGGCGGCGCGGGACTCCGGGGAACAAACGGAAAAAAAAACTCCGAAAAACCCGAAACTGAAAGCGGCGAAGTAA
- a CDS encoding VWA domain-containing protein, translating to MLSNYGWFPRNEAVLAPEGEFEAVKIEPDPPAGRRGYFETGDAAGREKPAGEKEKIDLYETVRRHVIRGEFSPRFKAERGRANVSVVLLVDSSGSMASGKQISHAKAMAAQTAKNNRGKIVEFSGVALSGDSAHVFSPSGAGAEKLIESLKNLKTGGRTNMSAGVVLAAKLLKRKKGGAEIHIFTDGRVNFCEGGGDPFEDCVKKFKHLVGKSVRATVIDTETGFVKIGAAARFSRAIGAEYTRAGDIRRTQR from the coding sequence ATGCTCTCAAATTACGGGTGGTTTCCGAGAAATGAAGCCGTTCTCGCGCCCGAAGGGGAATTTGAGGCGGTGAAAATTGAGCCGGACCCTCCCGCCGGAAGGCGCGGATATTTTGAGACGGGAGACGCGGCGGGACGGGAAAAACCCGCCGGTGAAAAAGAAAAAATTGACCTCTATGAGACCGTGCGGCGGCATGTGATACGGGGGGAATTTTCGCCGCGCTTCAAAGCGGAGCGCGGCAGGGCGAATGTGTCCGTAGTTCTGCTTGTTGATTCCAGCGGCTCAATGGCTTCGGGAAAACAGATCTCCCACGCAAAAGCCATGGCGGCGCAAACGGCAAAAAACAACAGGGGGAAAATAGTGGAGTTTTCCGGAGTGGCGCTTTCCGGGGACTCGGCGCATGTTTTTTCTCCTTCGGGCGCGGGGGCGGAAAAACTGATTGAAAGCCTGAAAAATCTCAAGACCGGCGGCAGAACCAACATGAGCGCCGGCGTTGTTCTTGCCGCAAAATTGCTGAAGCGGAAAAAGGGCGGCGCGGAGATTCACATATTTACGGACGGGAGGGTCAATTTCTGCGAGGGCGGCGGCGACCCTTTTGAGGACTGCGTAAAAAAATTCAAACATCTTGTCGGAAAATCAGTCCGCGCGACCGTTATTGACACCGAGACGGGGTTTGTAAAAATAGGGGCGGCGGCGCGTTTTTCCCGCGCCATAGGGGCGGAATACACACGCGCGGGCGACATAAGGAGGACGCAACGGTGA